Proteins found in one Deltaproteobacteria bacterium IMCC39524 genomic segment:
- a CDS encoding GspE/PulE family protein — protein sequence MSNSDKNKLREDSHPMRRATDKRPQKYMLTIKDVAKLLHQRSRIDDEQYEMILKRGDAQAARLNSHLPKNLAKKEIYLPELASPAQVITSFSLEIPATQKKLTEDAITELIAQASGMEYIKIDPLKLELDVVTDQIPRAFALKNLVVPIDEKEGVITIAVADPFNVRPIEDLQHALGIKIKRIFASRSDVLKILEEFFGFQASVRAAQVDMGLSSELSNLEQLFKMRGRDEVESSDQHIISAVEFLLKYAFDQRASDIHIEPKRDKSSIRFRVDGVLHNIHTVPGNLHPAIVSRLKLLSRLDVAEKRRPQDGRIKTEHMAKDIELRVSTLPVAFGEKVVIRIFDPEILMQKLDRIGFYEREYKLYSEFIRKPNGIVLVTGPTGSGKTTTLYSSLKTIASPEINIITIEDPIEMVMEDFNQVGVQAAINVTFGTVLRNILRQDPDVLMIGEIRDADTASNAVQAALTGHLVLSTLHTNDAPSSITRLLDIGIPAFLITSTINGIIAQRLLRSICQECKYETTLTDEEITYLDLEKKDYKVWEGKGCDECRGTGYKGRTGIFEVLEFTERLKAKITEHTDMAEVYAIAKADGMVSLRELAMQKMFEGHTTFKEIVSVTG from the coding sequence ATGTCGAACAGCGACAAAAATAAACTTCGAGAAGACAGCCATCCAATGCGTCGGGCGACCGACAAGAGACCACAAAAGTACATGCTGACCATTAAGGATGTTGCCAAGCTCCTTCACCAGCGCAGCAGAATCGATGATGAACAGTATGAGATGATTCTCAAGCGGGGCGATGCCCAGGCTGCAAGGCTGAACAGTCATCTGCCCAAAAACCTGGCCAAGAAAGAGATCTACTTGCCTGAGCTGGCCTCTCCTGCCCAGGTGATCACCTCCTTTAGTCTGGAGATTCCTGCGACACAGAAGAAATTGACTGAAGATGCCATCACGGAGCTGATCGCCCAGGCGTCTGGCATGGAATATATCAAGATAGACCCCCTCAAGCTGGAACTTGATGTCGTCACCGACCAGATCCCCAGAGCCTTCGCTTTGAAGAACCTGGTGGTACCGATCGATGAGAAGGAAGGTGTCATCACAATTGCCGTAGCCGACCCATTCAATGTCCGACCGATTGAAGACTTGCAGCATGCGCTCGGCATCAAGATCAAAAGAATTTTTGCTTCCCGTAGCGACGTCCTGAAAATTCTCGAGGAGTTTTTCGGTTTTCAGGCCTCTGTCAGAGCAGCGCAAGTCGACATGGGCCTCAGCTCTGAACTCTCCAATCTCGAGCAGCTCTTCAAGATGCGCGGCCGTGACGAGGTTGAAAGTAGCGATCAACACATCATTTCTGCGGTGGAATTCCTGCTCAAATATGCCTTCGACCAGCGGGCCAGCGATATCCACATAGAACCGAAACGAGACAAGTCATCAATCCGCTTCAGGGTCGATGGTGTTCTGCACAACATCCACACCGTTCCTGGCAACCTCCATCCGGCGATTGTCTCTCGCCTGAAGTTGCTGTCACGTCTCGACGTCGCAGAGAAGCGCCGTCCACAAGACGGCCGCATCAAAACCGAACACATGGCCAAAGACATCGAGCTGCGTGTTTCCACCCTGCCGGTCGCTTTCGGTGAGAAGGTCGTTATTCGAATCTTCGATCCAGAAATTCTCATGCAGAAGCTCGACCGGATCGGTTTTTACGAACGTGAATACAAACTTTACAGTGAGTTCATCAGAAAGCCGAATGGCATTGTCCTGGTCACCGGGCCTACAGGTAGCGGTAAGACGACGACTCTTTACTCCTCGCTGAAAACTATCGCCTCACCGGAGATCAATATCATCACCATCGAAGATCCTATCGAGATGGTGATGGAAGACTTCAACCAGGTCGGCGTGCAAGCTGCAATCAATGTCACCTTCGGCACCGTCTTGCGGAACATCCTGCGACAAGACCCCGACGTCCTGATGATCGGCGAGATCCGCGATGCAGATACGGCCAGCAACGCGGTACAGGCAGCCCTGACCGGTCACCTGGTGCTCTCCACCTTGCATACCAATGATGCGCCGTCATCCATCACGCGTCTGCTTGATATCGGGATTCCGGCATTCCTGATCACCTCAACAATTAACGGCATTATCGCCCAGCGTCTGCTCCGATCCATCTGCCAGGAATGCAAATATGAAACAACCCTGACTGATGAAGAGATCACCTATCTTGACCTTGAGAAGAAAGACTATAAAGTTTGGGAAGGTAAAGGCTGTGATGAGTGTCGCGGCACAGGCTACAAGGGTCGAACCGGGATCTTTGAGGTCCTCGAATTCACTGAACGGCTAAAAGCGAAGATCACTGAGCACACAGACATGGCCGAAGTTTACGCAATTGCCAAGGCCGATGGAATGGTTTCTTTGCGTGAGTTAGCCATGCAGAAAATGTTTGAGGGACACACCACCTTCAAAGAGATTGTTTCCGTGACGGGTTAG
- a CDS encoding DUF4197 domain-containing protein, translating to MNQGCSWQDVSIAVFILLLFQSVIIPPAYAQMDWLKSGQELLDTVNQTPQGQTTPQLSNLSDSDIANGLKDALRVGTERVVGQLGKADGFNADPAIHIPLPDSMLRVKQALDAIGLTAMMDDLELKLNRAAEAATPPAKKIFWDSIESMTMDDVTGIYNGPDDAATRYFQDKMSAPLAEAMQPIVEQAINQVGAVQAYDAVMGEYSSLPFMPNVKADLNSYVVTEGMNGIFHYIAAEETAIRQNPVARTTDILKKVFGTK from the coding sequence ATGAATCAAGGCTGTTCCTGGCAAGACGTTTCTATCGCAGTTTTTATCCTGCTTCTGTTCCAGAGCGTTATTATACCGCCGGCTTATGCCCAGATGGACTGGCTCAAGTCGGGTCAGGAACTTCTGGATACGGTCAACCAGACCCCTCAGGGACAAACCACACCCCAACTCTCCAATCTATCCGACAGCGACATCGCCAATGGTCTCAAAGACGCGCTTCGGGTTGGTACGGAAAGGGTCGTTGGACAACTCGGCAAAGCTGACGGCTTCAACGCGGATCCCGCAATCCACATCCCATTGCCTGATAGTATGTTACGGGTCAAACAAGCACTGGATGCGATAGGTCTGACAGCCATGATGGACGACCTGGAGCTCAAGTTGAACCGCGCGGCAGAAGCAGCGACCCCACCTGCAAAGAAAATCTTTTGGGATTCCATAGAATCGATGACGATGGATGATGTCACGGGCATTTACAATGGCCCTGATGATGCCGCCACTCGATATTTCCAAGACAAGATGTCTGCCCCTCTCGCAGAAGCGATGCAGCCCATCGTCGAACAAGCCATCAATCAGGTTGGTGCAGTTCAGGCTTACGATGCGGTCATGGGAGAGTACTCGAGCCTGCCCTTTATGCCAAACGTCAAAGCAGATCTGAACAGCTATGTTGTTACAGAAGGGATGAACGGAATTTTTCATTACATCGCAGCAGAAGAAACGGCAATTCGCCAGAACCCCGTTGCAAGGACCACGGATATTCTGAAAAAAGTGTTTGGCACTAAATAG